A window of Chitinophaga sp. MM2321 contains these coding sequences:
- a CDS encoding VOC family protein: protein MKTKKIWANFGVRDLERTTKFYKGLGFKSNGASDQLTSFFFGDENFIIHFFLRDILEPAMKGQIIDSKAGNEIIFTLSADTKEEVNSWEKEVQQAGGTIVSKPEEFGEGYYGFVFADPDGHKFNVFYM from the coding sequence ATGAAGACAAAAAAAATCTGGGCCAATTTCGGTGTCCGGGATTTAGAACGAACTACTAAATTCTATAAAGGACTCGGATTTAAATCAAACGGAGCGTCGGACCAACTGACTAGCTTCTTCTTCGGCGATGAAAACTTTATCATCCATTTCTTTTTGAGGGATATACTTGAACCCGCCATGAAGGGACAAATAATTGATTCAAAAGCTGGCAATGAAATTATCTTTACCCTTTCTGCTGATACTAAGGAAGAGGTTAATAGTTGGGAAAAAGAAGTGCAGCAAGCCGGGGGAACAATAGTTTCCAAACCAGAAGAGTTTGGAGAGGGTTATTACGGTTTCGTGTTTGCTGATCCTGATGGTCATAAGTTCAATGTATTTTATATGTAG
- a CDS encoding PQQ-dependent sugar dehydrogenase, with the protein MNKYLNTHFLTAICIGSVFALVSCGQNSASNNAAAQRDSILPPVETKKANTDYKSAFPGQTRIGGVKTTTPYAYNVLDSSLKSPWGITSLPDGRLIITEKGGTIRIATSDGKISDSITGIPPVNSAGQGGLLGIRVDPDFASNRMLYWVFSDKTPQGNLTAVAKGKLSADEKKIEGGTVIYRATPAYKGTLHYGGRIVIDKSGNLIISTGERSDLVTRPQAQDLTSGLGKVIRITKDGKPAAGNPFEGKTDARPELYSYGHRNVQGLALNPVTGDLWETEFGPKGGDELNRIEPGKNYGWPIITYGLEYSGLKVGDSLQQKAGLEQPVYYWDPVISPSGITFYSSDSIPEWKNNLFVAGLSSTHIARLIIENNKVVGEERLLTGEGQRFRDITEGKDGALYAITDMGRLYRISKK; encoded by the coding sequence ATGAACAAGTATCTGAACACCCATTTTTTGACCGCCATCTGCATCGGAAGCGTATTTGCGCTGGTTTCCTGCGGACAAAATTCAGCCAGTAATAATGCAGCTGCACAGCGGGACAGTATCCTTCCACCGGTAGAAACCAAAAAGGCAAATACCGATTATAAGTCGGCTTTCCCTGGTCAGACAAGGATAGGTGGTGTAAAAACGACCACCCCCTATGCATACAATGTACTGGACAGCAGTCTTAAATCTCCCTGGGGTATCACTTCCCTTCCTGATGGCCGTTTAATCATTACGGAGAAGGGTGGCACCATACGGATCGCTACCTCTGATGGAAAAATAAGCGATTCAATAACAGGCATACCGCCAGTGAATTCCGCTGGTCAGGGTGGCTTGCTGGGTATCCGCGTAGATCCCGACTTCGCGAGTAACAGGATGCTATACTGGGTATTTTCGGACAAAACACCCCAAGGCAACCTTACCGCAGTAGCAAAAGGAAAATTATCCGCTGATGAAAAAAAGATAGAAGGTGGTACCGTTATATATCGCGCTACGCCTGCGTATAAGGGTACGCTTCATTATGGAGGAAGAATTGTTATCGACAAGAGCGGGAACCTGATTATCAGTACCGGAGAACGTTCAGACCTGGTTACAAGACCACAGGCCCAGGATCTTACATCCGGATTAGGAAAAGTTATCCGGATCACGAAAGATGGTAAACCTGCTGCAGGAAATCCGTTTGAAGGCAAAACAGACGCAAGACCAGAGCTTTATTCTTACGGGCATCGTAATGTACAGGGACTTGCTTTAAATCCGGTAACGGGCGATCTCTGGGAAACCGAATTTGGTCCAAAAGGAGGCGATGAACTGAACAGGATCGAACCGGGAAAAAACTATGGCTGGCCTATCATTACTTACGGTCTTGAATATAGCGGACTAAAAGTAGGTGATAGTTTACAGCAGAAAGCAGGACTTGAACAACCTGTTTATTACTGGGATCCGGTGATTTCACCCAGCGGAATTACATTCTACAGTAGCGACAGCATACCTGAATGGAAAAACAACCTGTTTGTTGCTGGCCTGAGCAGCACACATATTGCGCGGCTCATCATTGAAAATAATAAAGTGGTAGGAGAAGAAAGATTGTTGACCGGTGAAGGACAACGTTTCCGCGACATCACGGAAGGAAAAGACGGCGCACTATATGCCATTACCGACATGGGCAGGCTATACAGGATTTCCAAAAAATAA
- a CDS encoding TonB-dependent receptor, producing the protein MRMTTVFMLIACLHVSATGLSQGITLSVKNEPLKSVFKKISKQANISILFNDNDLKSTSLVSIDVNKVPLEQVLNECLKGYPLEYTIGNGIIRIRKKKYPVPTALPDITSAVAATLTGTVSDATGKPLQGATVLVKGMQLSTSTDAEGRFKLTVTNADDVELVFSFIGYKTQTVKAGTQREFNIVLEELVSGLNDIVVVGYGSAKKKDNTGAISTIKSEDLAKVPVSSVTNALVGKLPGLIAIQSSGQPGADASSLNIRGFGSALIIVDGVEADFRNIDANQIETVTILKDGAASIYGSRAGNGVVLITTKRGNIGKPVITLNATTTLQRPTYFQKMLNSGQYTTLVSESYLQSGQPANAVPYTQEQIDKYYAATEPGYYNTNWQKLIVRDWAPMQNYNVSIRGGSQKIRYYAFLGTLNQGSFWKKNGGDYKRYNFQSNVDANILDNLTMSITVSNIIDRINSTNRPQNGGGYLFADLYNNKPMYPASLPDPSKIPYSGSATGGALVQSNRDLGGYSDDHFQTASQTATLTYDVKAIKGLSLKAFGNYMQVNDNQKSYARPVDMYTYNVDTKEYTLASQYNSNTQLTQQKSVTTTLTGQFSLNYNRTINDIHQINAMALYEIYTLSSDFISAGRSDFTFPTLDQLFAGSLNTVSNNGSASEMSRKSYVGRLNYGYKERYLLGMILRADASAKFPAASRWGYFPSVSLGWRLSQEDFMKSFTDLDELKLRASYGASGNDGIGNFQYLAGYGATLMPALFGGVPVMGIAPLGMANPTLSWERIAIYNVGVDYSFFNRKLYGEAEVFYRKRDGIPSQKTVSLPSSFGAELPLENLNSQNNRGFELRVGTMGSSNHWKWDVSANVSWQRAKWDHVEEVPYTDPDSKRIYQLSGQWIDRTMGYISDGLFTSQDQIDKLGFTYPGNPVLKMGDVRYVDNNKDGVLDWKDEVEIGKGQIPQWMGGLNINLNYNNFDFSALIQGAFGYYKHVSLVSYTQTFFDNRWTAETNDPNALIPRLGGTGTNGLLSDRNFRKADYVRLKTFSIGYTLPKALMQKINFQSVRFYVGGSNLFTISGLNKFNLDPESPFTIQDGQPTTSYYPQMKTIMVGANISL; encoded by the coding sequence ATGAGAATGACCACGGTTTTCATGCTCATTGCCTGTTTGCATGTAAGTGCTACAGGATTGTCCCAGGGGATCACGCTCTCCGTAAAAAATGAGCCACTTAAAAGTGTTTTCAAAAAGATTTCAAAACAGGCAAATATTTCTATCTTATTCAATGACAACGACCTGAAAAGTACGTCATTGGTGAGTATAGATGTAAACAAGGTACCCCTTGAGCAGGTGCTGAATGAGTGCCTGAAAGGATATCCCCTGGAATATACCATCGGGAATGGTATCATCAGGATCCGGAAAAAGAAGTATCCGGTTCCCACCGCACTCCCTGATATCACAAGCGCAGTAGCCGCCACACTGACAGGAACGGTCAGCGATGCTACAGGCAAGCCTTTGCAGGGTGCAACGGTATTGGTGAAGGGTATGCAGCTCAGTACGTCCACAGATGCGGAAGGGAGATTTAAACTCACCGTGACCAATGCAGACGATGTGGAGCTGGTATTTTCTTTTATAGGATACAAAACACAAACAGTAAAGGCAGGCACTCAGCGGGAATTTAATATCGTACTCGAGGAACTGGTTTCCGGACTGAATGATATCGTGGTGGTAGGGTATGGGTCTGCGAAAAAGAAGGATAATACCGGCGCCATTTCTACTATCAAATCAGAGGACCTGGCAAAGGTGCCCGTTTCTTCTGTTACCAATGCGTTGGTGGGTAAATTGCCTGGTCTGATTGCAATACAATCCAGTGGACAACCGGGTGCAGATGCCTCCAGTTTAAATATCCGTGGATTCGGAAGTGCCCTGATCATTGTAGATGGTGTGGAAGCCGACTTTAGAAATATTGATGCCAACCAGATTGAAACCGTAACCATTCTTAAAGATGGGGCGGCCTCTATTTATGGTTCCAGAGCGGGTAACGGCGTTGTTTTAATTACCACAAAAAGAGGAAATATAGGGAAACCCGTCATTACCTTAAATGCTACCACCACGTTACAACGGCCTACCTATTTCCAGAAAATGCTGAACTCCGGTCAATATACCACCCTCGTATCTGAATCTTATTTACAATCAGGCCAACCGGCCAATGCAGTTCCCTATACACAGGAACAGATTGATAAATATTATGCCGCTACAGAACCCGGCTATTATAATACCAACTGGCAAAAACTGATCGTGCGTGATTGGGCGCCCATGCAGAATTATAATGTATCGATCCGCGGCGGAAGCCAGAAGATCCGGTACTATGCCTTTTTAGGTACATTGAACCAGGGCTCATTCTGGAAGAAAAATGGGGGCGACTATAAACGATACAACTTCCAGTCAAATGTAGATGCGAATATCCTGGATAACCTGACCATGAGCATTACGGTATCCAACATCATAGATCGTATCAATTCCACCAACAGGCCACAGAATGGTGGTGGTTATCTGTTTGCGGACCTGTACAACAATAAGCCCATGTATCCTGCCAGTTTGCCCGATCCGTCAAAGATCCCCTATAGCGGATCTGCTACCGGCGGCGCGTTGGTACAATCAAACCGGGACCTGGGCGGTTATTCAGACGACCATTTTCAAACAGCCAGCCAAACAGCCACCCTCACCTATGATGTTAAAGCGATTAAAGGCCTTTCCTTAAAGGCGTTCGGCAATTACATGCAGGTGAACGATAACCAGAAATCTTATGCCAGACCAGTGGATATGTACACCTACAACGTAGATACGAAAGAATATACACTGGCATCACAATACAATTCAAACACGCAGCTGACACAACAAAAATCGGTTACCACCACATTAACAGGCCAGTTCTCCCTGAATTACAACCGCACGATCAATGATATACATCAGATCAATGCCATGGCGTTGTATGAAATCTATACGTTATCGTCCGATTTTATTTCAGCCGGCAGATCAGATTTCACTTTCCCAACTCTCGATCAGTTATTTGCAGGAAGTTTGAATACCGTGAGCAACAACGGTTCCGCGAGTGAAATGAGCCGCAAAAGTTATGTGGGCAGATTAAATTACGGATACAAGGAAAGATACCTGCTGGGAATGATTTTGCGTGCAGATGCATCAGCAAAATTCCCGGCTGCTTCCAGGTGGGGATATTTTCCCAGTGTTTCCCTGGGCTGGCGTTTAAGTCAGGAGGATTTCATGAAAAGTTTTACTGACCTGGATGAGCTGAAACTCCGGGCAAGTTATGGTGCCTCCGGTAATGATGGTATCGGTAATTTCCAGTACCTCGCAGGTTATGGCGCTACCTTGATGCCGGCCTTGTTTGGCGGTGTGCCGGTAATGGGTATTGCTCCGCTGGGAATGGCTAACCCCACCTTGTCGTGGGAGCGGATTGCTATTTATAATGTGGGTGTTGATTATTCATTTTTCAACAGAAAATTATACGGAGAAGCAGAAGTATTTTATCGTAAAAGAGATGGTATACCTTCCCAGAAAACAGTGAGCCTGCCGTCCAGCTTTGGGGCTGAATTGCCATTGGAAAATCTGAATAGCCAGAATAACAGGGGCTTTGAACTGAGAGTGGGTACCATGGGATCCAGCAATCACTGGAAGTGGGATGTAAGCGCCAACGTTTCCTGGCAACGGGCCAAATGGGACCACGTAGAGGAAGTGCCCTATACCGATCCCGATTCCAAAAGAATTTATCAGTTATCCGGACAGTGGATCGACCGCACAATGGGATACATCTCAGACGGCTTGTTTACCAGCCAGGATCAGATAGATAAACTGGGCTTCACCTATCCAGGTAACCCGGTATTGAAAATGGGAGATGTGCGGTATGTTGATAATAATAAAGATGGGGTGCTGGACTGGAAAGATGAAGTAGAAATCGGTAAAGGACAGATCCCCCAATGGATGGGCGGTCTGAATATAAACCTGAACTATAATAACTTCGATTTTTCTGCTTTGATCCAGGGCGCATTTGGCTATTACAAGCATGTTTCATTGGTTTCCTATACACAAACCTTCTTCGATAACCGCTGGACAGCAGAAACAAACGACCCGAATGCATTGATCCCCCGCCTGGGCGGAACGGGTACAAACGGCTTGCTGTCTGACCGCAACTTTAGAAAGGCAGACTATGTGAGATTGAAAACATTCTCTATCGGATACACCTTGCCAAAAGCATTAATGCAAAAAATCAATTTCCAGAGTGTCAGGTTTTATGTTGGTGGCAGCAATCTGTTCACCATATCCGGGTTAAATAAATTCAACCTTGATCCGGAATCTCCCTTCACCATCCAGGATGGTCAACCTACCACTTCTTATTACCCGCAGATGAAAACAATCATGGTGGGTGCTAATATCTCATTATAA
- a CDS encoding sigma-70 family RNA polymerase sigma factor yields MPDACFVLPVTTHVEMLDANMDNALSSERGLLMLIAEGDERAFYAFYKTYAPRLRAYVWRTTRSEADTEDILQISFMRIWLSRDKIPSIDNIQAWVYTITAKICLQHFRKKKNDQKKLERGGEMRDNNVSTPFDFLQLEEIKRTIGAVLQRMSPQRKMIYRMNREEGRKPAEIALVLSMPVGTVKNHLSAANKEIRESLYPVAMMPSP; encoded by the coding sequence ATGCCAGATGCCTGCTTCGTGTTACCTGTAACAACGCATGTTGAAATGCTCGATGCTAACATGGACAATGCGCTTTCTTCGGAAAGAGGGTTGCTTATGCTTATTGCGGAAGGAGATGAAAGGGCGTTTTATGCTTTTTACAAAACATACGCCCCCAGGCTGCGTGCATACGTGTGGCGGACTACCAGGTCAGAAGCGGATACAGAGGATATTTTGCAGATCAGCTTTATGCGCATTTGGCTTTCAAGAGATAAAATTCCTTCCATCGACAATATCCAGGCATGGGTATATACCATCACGGCCAAGATTTGCCTGCAGCATTTCAGAAAGAAAAAGAACGATCAGAAGAAACTGGAACGGGGCGGGGAGATGAGAGATAATAATGTGAGCACGCCTTTCGATTTTTTACAACTGGAAGAAATAAAAAGGACCATTGGAGCCGTGTTGCAGCGAATGTCTCCGCAAAGAAAAATGATCTATCGCATGAACCGGGAAGAAGGAAGAAAACCTGCGGAGATAGCCCTGGTACTTTCTATGCCGGTGGGAACCGTCAAAAATCATTTGTCTGCTGCCAATAAGGAGATCCGCGAATCCCTCTACCCTGTAGCCATGATGCCTTCCCCCTGA
- a CDS encoding sodium:solute symporter family transporter (Members of the Solute:Sodium Symporter (SSS), TC 2.A.21 as described in tcdb.org, catalyze solute:Na+ symport. Known solutes for members of the family include sugars, amino acids, nucleosides, inositols, vitamins, urea or anions, depending on the system.), which yields MNSNLTTLDAAVFGIYIFGIVALGIYASRKASRSKRDYFLAGDKLPWWMIGGSIIAANISSHQLVGVMGVAFTDGFVAIVIEWGAILIGFNALLWIFLPFYLRNGFYTMPEFLQKRFGGAARTTYSVLVLLTYVFVEISAVLYLGAISLHSLLGIPVVTSVLVLAVSTSIYTIAGGLKAVIWTEMVQLGVLMLGMVVLSFTTINAAGGIDAVMETSKDWKLMLPASDPDFPWTMYLGGLLCISVFYNATNQFIVQRTLAAKNEWHARMGVIFADYLKFLIPLLIIVPALVAPKLFPNLDKPDLLFAMLVEHLLPTGLVGLVMAGLIAAVMSHLSGAINSCTTILTIDVYLPYFKPQATERQSVRFGRLSGVVIILLGIGCTSLLALYSEKPIFIYLMNAYGLFTPGIATMFLLGILWKRTTHAGALTAGILTIPLSLAIEFMFPNMPFFNRTGIVFWTCMALCVVVSLLTKPKPAAELEGLIWNKDSLSLPVEQRGQQRGLRNPFIWWAIITALVLYFYIKYA from the coding sequence ATGAACTCAAACTTAACAACCCTGGATGCGGCTGTTTTTGGCATCTATATATTTGGAATTGTAGCACTGGGTATCTATGCATCCCGTAAAGCCAGCCGGTCTAAAAGAGATTATTTCCTGGCAGGAGATAAGCTACCCTGGTGGATGATTGGAGGAAGCATTATTGCAGCTAATATCAGCAGCCATCAGCTGGTAGGCGTGATGGGCGTGGCATTTACTGATGGCTTTGTTGCCATAGTTATTGAATGGGGAGCTATTCTCATCGGGTTTAATGCATTGCTCTGGATCTTCCTGCCTTTTTATCTTCGCAACGGTTTTTATACAATGCCGGAGTTTTTACAGAAACGTTTTGGTGGCGCGGCACGCACCACCTATTCTGTTTTGGTATTGCTCACTTATGTTTTTGTAGAGATCAGTGCAGTGCTTTACCTGGGTGCTATTTCCCTACATTCCCTGTTAGGTATTCCGGTCGTTACCAGCGTGCTGGTACTGGCTGTCAGCACCAGTATCTATACCATAGCAGGAGGATTAAAGGCGGTTATCTGGACAGAAATGGTGCAGCTGGGCGTGCTGATGCTGGGGATGGTTGTTTTATCTTTTACCACGATCAATGCAGCGGGAGGAATCGATGCTGTAATGGAAACAAGTAAGGATTGGAAACTGATGCTGCCAGCCAGTGATCCCGATTTCCCCTGGACGATGTACCTGGGCGGACTGTTATGTATCAGTGTATTTTACAACGCTACCAACCAGTTTATTGTGCAACGTACATTGGCTGCAAAGAATGAATGGCATGCCAGGATGGGCGTGATCTTTGCAGACTATCTTAAATTTCTTATTCCGCTACTGATCATTGTTCCTGCGCTGGTGGCACCCAAATTATTTCCCAATCTTGATAAACCGGATCTTCTTTTTGCAATGTTGGTAGAGCATTTATTGCCTACGGGGTTGGTTGGATTGGTGATGGCGGGACTGATTGCAGCGGTGATGTCTCACCTGTCTGGTGCTATCAACTCCTGCACTACAATCCTGACGATTGACGTATACCTGCCTTACTTTAAACCGCAGGCTACAGAAAGACAGTCTGTTCGTTTTGGAAGATTAAGTGGCGTAGTGATTATCCTGCTTGGCATAGGATGCACAAGTTTGCTGGCACTGTATTCAGAAAAGCCCATATTCATTTACCTGATGAATGCATATGGTTTATTTACACCTGGTATTGCCACCATGTTCTTATTGGGAATACTTTGGAAACGTACTACACATGCGGGTGCATTAACCGCTGGTATTTTAACCATCCCTTTATCATTGGCGATAGAGTTTATGTTTCCCAATATGCCGTTTTTTAATCGTACCGGCATCGTGTTCTGGACGTGTATGGCATTGTGTGTAGTGGTAAGCTTGCTGACCAAACCTAAACCAGCCGCAGAATTGGAAGGACTGATCTGGAATAAGGACAGTTTATCCCTCCCGGTAGAACAACGCGGACAGCAGCGTGGATTGCGTAATCCATTTATCTGGTGGGCAATTATTACCGCACTGGTACTCTATTTCTATATCAAGTATGCCTAA
- a CDS encoding neutral/alkaline non-lysosomal ceramidase N-terminal domain-containing protein, giving the protein MDIKDFKLKNASFQGIIGVAQTDITPPTGIYSRNWGAALHDVAEGIHQPLMLTCTTFQSAAKETPLVLIGADLGWWKSAADEWALRSQLLKALDLAPSQLMFCLSHTHAGPALSRDEATQPGGELIDGYLQTILEHAIQAVRQALSNAVPATLTWHYGKCGLATNRDLAQPERQRYIVGFNPDEEADDTLLVGRITDTHERILGTIVNYACHPTTLAWENRLISPDYIGAMREIVEGQTGASCLFLQGASGELAPAAQYVGDTALAETYGRQLGYAVLATLEAMLPAQTQLSFTGVVESGGALAIWSPSVYTPSTVLAVEMVEVELHLKPLPPLAEIEQQWRECEDHVLKERLRRKCGIRKALGDGQEARVGLWVWRLGDALLIGQPNETYSIFQRELRREFSAQAVGVMNVVNGHIGYLAPAELYNHDIYSVSQTPFAAGSLELLTEKTMAIVKELMTKKHA; this is encoded by the coding sequence ATGGACATAAAGGATTTCAAATTAAAAAATGCATCATTCCAGGGTATCATTGGTGTGGCGCAAACAGATATTACACCTCCAACCGGTATTTATTCCCGCAACTGGGGAGCCGCGCTGCATGATGTGGCGGAAGGAATACACCAACCGCTAATGCTTACCTGTACTACTTTCCAGTCTGCTGCAAAGGAAACACCACTGGTGTTGATAGGGGCTGATCTGGGCTGGTGGAAAAGTGCAGCAGATGAATGGGCACTCAGGAGCCAACTCTTAAAAGCGTTGGACCTGGCGCCATCACAACTCATGTTTTGCTTATCGCATACCCATGCCGGGCCTGCTTTAAGCCGGGATGAGGCTACTCAACCTGGTGGCGAATTGATAGACGGATACCTGCAAACGATTTTAGAGCATGCTATTCAGGCTGTCCGGCAGGCACTGTCCAATGCGGTGCCCGCCACACTGACGTGGCACTATGGCAAGTGCGGCCTGGCCACTAACCGGGATCTCGCGCAACCGGAAAGGCAACGATATATAGTAGGATTTAATCCTGATGAGGAAGCAGACGATACCTTACTGGTGGGCAGGATAACGGACACGCATGAACGTATTTTAGGCACTATTGTAAATTATGCCTGTCACCCCACCACATTGGCCTGGGAAAACAGGCTGATCTCTCCTGACTACATAGGCGCTATGCGGGAGATAGTGGAAGGGCAAACAGGCGCTTCCTGTTTATTTCTGCAAGGGGCTTCCGGAGAACTGGCGCCGGCAGCACAATACGTGGGCGATACGGCCCTGGCCGAAACCTATGGCCGGCAATTGGGATATGCCGTATTAGCTACACTGGAAGCGATGTTACCCGCGCAAACACAACTTTCTTTTACTGGTGTCGTGGAATCCGGTGGTGCACTGGCTATTTGGAGTCCCTCCGTTTATACGCCTTCAACCGTACTTGCTGTAGAAATGGTGGAAGTGGAACTACACCTGAAACCATTACCACCATTGGCTGAAATAGAACAGCAATGGCGGGAATGTGAAGATCATGTATTAAAAGAACGGCTCCGGCGTAAATGTGGTATCAGAAAAGCGTTGGGCGACGGACAGGAAGCCCGCGTCGGCCTTTGGGTATGGCGTTTGGGAGATGCGCTGCTGATAGGCCAGCCCAATGAAACCTATTCCATATTTCAGCGTGAACTGCGCCGCGAATTTTCTGCACAGGCGGTAGGCGTCATGAATGTGGTAAACGGTCATATCGGCTATCTGGCACCTGCGGAGTTATACAACCACGATATTTATAGCGTTTCGCAAACACCTTTTGCTGCCGGTTCATTGGAACTGCTGACGGAGAAAACCATGGCCATTGTGAAAGAATTGATGACAAAAAAGCATGCATAA
- a CDS encoding FecR domain-containing protein — translation MDEQRIYYLLERELEGTLEADELRELEELKVHEDSKLLEKIIAELIERESNNPMYIDAAVEDARFEKIISVDAVHGQVSRGKVYRLRRNWLRAAVAAILILGTATYFWPPKMPGKGAVAIQQHNHLPGNNKATLTLANGATITLDSAGNQVIQQGKVAVHQHNGQLQYTLQGNETVLSYNVLTVPRGAQYRLVLPDGSKVWLNAASRLRYPTAFIGKERTVELEGQGYFEIAQQADQPFKVKVNGLEVQVLGTHFDIMAYADEGTINTTLLEGAVNIVQGERLQQLKPGQQAIVDHATNHLSVQQADLDMVSAWRTDFFELNGTDLPAILRQLSRWYDVEIVYKSDTPSEVLSGRISRNLHLKDVLQALEGNDVQFRIEGNKVIVLPK, via the coding sequence ATGGACGAACAACGGATATATTATTTGTTAGAACGGGAACTGGAAGGAACGCTGGAGGCGGACGAACTCCGGGAGCTGGAGGAATTGAAAGTCCATGAGGATAGTAAATTGCTGGAAAAAATCATTGCGGAACTGATTGAGCGGGAATCAAACAACCCTATGTATATTGATGCTGCTGTGGAAGATGCCCGTTTCGAAAAAATTATAAGTGTTGATGCTGTACATGGACAGGTTAGCAGAGGCAAGGTATACCGGCTTCGCCGTAATTGGTTGCGGGCAGCTGTTGCAGCAATATTGATCCTGGGTACCGCTACTTATTTCTGGCCCCCGAAAATGCCCGGGAAGGGAGCCGTTGCCATACAGCAGCATAATCATCTACCCGGCAATAACAAGGCTACCCTTACACTGGCAAATGGCGCCACCATAACATTGGATAGCGCCGGCAACCAGGTAATCCAGCAAGGCAAAGTGGCCGTTCATCAACATAACGGACAACTACAATATACCTTACAGGGAAATGAAACCGTTCTCAGTTATAACGTGCTAACCGTTCCCCGCGGTGCACAATACAGACTGGTGCTGCCCGATGGTTCCAAAGTGTGGCTGAATGCTGCATCCAGACTGAGATATCCCACTGCATTTATTGGAAAAGAAAGAACGGTGGAGCTGGAAGGACAAGGATATTTTGAAATAGCACAGCAGGCAGACCAGCCATTCAAGGTTAAAGTAAATGGTTTGGAAGTACAGGTATTGGGTACGCACTTCGATATCATGGCATATGCTGATGAAGGCACTATTAATACCACCCTGCTGGAAGGAGCAGTTAATATTGTGCAGGGAGAACGGCTACAGCAGCTGAAACCTGGCCAACAAGCCATCGTGGATCATGCCACCAATCATCTGTCCGTGCAACAGGCCGACCTTGACATGGTGTCAGCATGGAGAACCGATTTTTTTGAACTGAACGGAACAGATCTGCCCGCCATACTAAGACAACTTTCCCGGTGGTACGACGTGGAAATAGTTTATAAATCAGATACACCATCAGAGGTTTTAAGCGGACGTATCAGCAGGAACCTGCACCTGAAAGACGTGCTGCAGGCACTGGAAGGAAATGATGTTCAATTCAGAATAGAGGGCAACAAGGTGATCGTGTTGCCAAAATAA
- a CDS encoding SRPBCC domain-containing protein, producing MKKLAFSITINASPQKVWDIIVGQDTYGQWTAPFAEGSSVETDWKKGSKALFLDGKGSGMVSEIVESIPGEFLSIHHLGEVRNGVEDPTAYQGNEWGDALENYTLKSLDGKTVWQVSLDMPDDFVAYMEETWPLAQAKVKELAEQN from the coding sequence ATGAAAAAGTTAGCATTCAGCATTACAATCAATGCTTCCCCTCAAAAAGTTTGGGATATTATTGTTGGCCAGGATACTTACGGACAATGGACAGCGCCATTTGCCGAAGGATCAAGTGTAGAAACAGATTGGAAAAAAGGCAGCAAAGCCCTGTTCCTGGATGGGAAAGGTAGTGGCATGGTTTCGGAGATCGTAGAAAGTATTCCCGGTGAGTTCCTGTCCATACACCACCTGGGAGAAGTAAGGAATGGGGTGGAAGATCCTACAGCTTATCAGGGAAATGAATGGGGAGATGCTTTGGAGAACTATACGCTCAAATCACTGGATGGTAAAACAGTATGGCAGGTCAGTTTAGATATGCCGGATGATTTTGTAGCTTACATGGAAGAAACCTGGCCACTCGCGCAGGCGAAAGTAAAAGAGCTGGCTGAGCAGAATTGA